One window of the Roseovarius sp. THAF9 genome contains the following:
- the cobD gene encoding threonine-phosphate decarboxylase CobD encodes MTEVRDHGGNLDAAIARLGGDPADWLDLSTGINPEPYPVPPISGDAWAVLPRKSDLARLRDAAASAYATSLRVIPMNGAQGAIQLVPRLAQPGRAAIMAPTYNEHGAALRTCGWQVEEVASADGLWGADLAVVVNPNNPDGRRAAPEALIDLAAGVGLLIVDESFVDPEPHLSIGSRDCPANCVVLRSFGKFYGLAGLRLGFALASGAVADHLADLAGPWPVSGPAIEIACAALADNEWQARAVERLTQDAARLDSLASDAGWTLVGGTPLFRTYDVAEAHRAQESLAINRVWSRIFPYSDRWLRLGLPPQTRWQQLEEAIGAA; translated from the coding sequence ATGACGGAAGTCCGAGATCACGGCGGCAATTTGGACGCCGCCATTGCCAGGCTGGGCGGCGACCCCGCCGACTGGCTCGACCTGTCGACGGGCATCAATCCCGAACCCTACCCTGTGCCGCCGATCTCTGGCGACGCCTGGGCGGTTCTGCCGCGCAAGTCAGACCTGGCGCGGTTGCGCGATGCAGCGGCCAGCGCCTACGCAACGTCCCTGCGCGTCATCCCGATGAATGGTGCACAAGGTGCGATCCAGCTGGTGCCGAGGCTGGCCCAACCGGGCCGCGCCGCCATCATGGCCCCCACCTACAACGAACACGGCGCCGCCCTTCGAACCTGCGGCTGGCAGGTCGAAGAGGTCGCATCGGCAGACGGCCTGTGGGGTGCGGACCTTGCGGTGGTAGTCAACCCCAACAACCCGGACGGCCGCCGCGCCGCGCCCGAGGCATTAATCGACCTCGCCGCCGGTGTTGGGCTGCTGATCGTCGACGAAAGCTTTGTCGATCCCGAGCCCCACCTGTCCATCGGCTCCAGAGACTGTCCCGCCAATTGCGTCGTCCTGCGGTCCTTCGGCAAGTTCTACGGTCTGGCGGGCCTGCGACTCGGTTTCGCCCTCGCCTCGGGGGCCGTCGCCGACCATCTTGCCGATCTGGCGGGCCCCTGGCCCGTCTCCGGCCCCGCCATCGAGATTGCATGCGCGGCGCTGGCAGACAACGAGTGGCAGGCGCGCGCGGTCGAAAGGCTGACCCAAGACGCCGCGCGGCTCGATTCCCTGGCTTCCGACGCCGGCTGGACACTGGTCGGGGGCACCCCGCTCTTCCGCACCTACGACGTGGCCGAGGCCCACAGGGCACAAGAATCCCTTGCGATCAACAGGGTGTGGTCCCGCATCTTCCCCTATTCGGACCGCTGGCTACGCCTCGGCTTGCCACCACAGACCCGCTGGCAGCAACTGGAAGAAG
- the cbiB gene encoding adenosylcobinamide-phosphate synthase CbiB, translating into MSFALMMLGALALDLAFGWPDRLYARVDHPVTWLGRAITAVERRLNTGSRRRRLMAGAVLVVGLTLLAALPALLVQAFLPDGWAGALVGAVLAWPLVAMRSMHAHVAAVAQPLAAGDTPAARHAVSMIVGRDPSQLDPPAIARAATESLAENTSDGIIAPVFWGVVLGLPGIAAYKAINTMDSMIGHRNDRFEAFGKAAARLDDLVNWLPARLTGIFFALASEAFFHTLHVMQQDAPGHRSPNAGWPEAAMAGALNVRLSGPRIYDGRANDEPWLNGAAPDPAPEDLVRALSLYRRAMALCALALAGLALL; encoded by the coding sequence ATGAGCTTCGCCCTGATGATGCTGGGTGCCCTCGCCCTCGACCTCGCCTTCGGCTGGCCCGATCGGCTCTATGCCCGTGTCGACCACCCGGTCACGTGGCTTGGCCGGGCGATTACAGCGGTCGAGCGCCGGCTGAACACCGGCTCCCGCCGCCGACGCCTGATGGCCGGTGCCGTGTTGGTCGTGGGGCTTACCCTGCTCGCCGCCCTTCCCGCCCTGCTCGTCCAGGCGTTTCTGCCAGATGGGTGGGCCGGCGCGCTGGTCGGTGCAGTGCTGGCCTGGCCGCTGGTCGCCATGCGTTCCATGCACGCGCATGTGGCTGCCGTCGCACAGCCGCTGGCCGCGGGGGATACACCAGCTGCCCGTCACGCCGTCAGCATGATCGTCGGGCGCGACCCGTCCCAACTCGACCCGCCAGCCATCGCGAGGGCAGCTACGGAAAGCCTTGCCGAGAACACCTCCGATGGCATCATCGCCCCGGTCTTCTGGGGTGTGGTTCTGGGCCTGCCCGGCATCGCCGCCTACAAGGCCATCAACACGATGGACTCCATGATCGGCCACCGCAACGACCGGTTCGAGGCGTTCGGCAAAGCCGCCGCCCGGCTGGACGATCTCGTCAACTGGCTTCCCGCCCGCCTGACCGGCATCTTCTTCGCACTGGCCTCGGAAGCGTTCTTTCACACACTTCACGTGATGCAGCAGGACGCGCCCGGGCACCGGTCCCCGAATGCGGGCTGGCCCGAGGCCGCGATGGCCGGTGCCCTGAACGTCCGACTTTCCGGGCCTCGCATTTATGACGGTCGTGCCAACGACGAGCCCTGGTTGAATGGCGCCGCCCCCGATCCGGCCCCCGAAGATCTGGTGCGCGCCTTGTCGCTCTACCGTCGCGCGATGGCGCTATGCGCCCTTGCGCTGGCCGGTCTTGCGCTGCTCTAA
- a CDS encoding propanediol utilization protein, with product MTHVTVCGHFGEWIQGRLGPSGPVALVTLTCSAMRVTAPSEEALPFTADQLVRFARDLGMDAVPGARRNFALGIGAGGSTATLVAAARAAGYDGTPERLAKACIAIEGATDPLMFDTADQHLWASRSGEVLRTMPVPPRAAILGGLWGAPVCTDAGDNAFDDVSDLTGAWAAATEARDLPRVAALASESARRCTARRGPRDPMADLARDLGALGTVRAHTGSARGLIFAPGTIPPHGPSALQEAGLETILSFETGIA from the coding sequence ATGACGCATGTCACGGTCTGCGGCCATTTCGGGGAATGGATCCAAGGACGGCTGGGCCCGTCGGGGCCGGTCGCCCTGGTGACCCTGACCTGTTCCGCGATGCGTGTCACGGCCCCGTCCGAGGAGGCCTTGCCCTTCACCGCTGATCAATTGGTCCGCTTCGCCCGTGACCTGGGGATGGATGCCGTTCCGGGCGCGCGCCGCAATTTCGCGCTTGGCATCGGGGCGGGCGGATCAACCGCAACGCTGGTCGCCGCCGCCAGGGCAGCCGGGTATGACGGCACACCCGAACGGCTTGCCAAGGCCTGCATCGCCATAGAGGGCGCCACCGACCCACTGATGTTCGACACCGCCGATCAGCACCTCTGGGCATCGCGGTCGGGCGAGGTTCTTAGAACGATGCCCGTCCCGCCTCGTGCCGCGATTCTTGGCGGTCTGTGGGGCGCACCCGTCTGCACGGACGCAGGGGATAACGCGTTCGATGACGTCTCCGACCTGACCGGCGCATGGGCCGCCGCCACCGAGGCACGGGATCTGCCCCGCGTCGCCGCCCTCGCCTCGGAGTCCGCGCGGCGCTGCACCGCGCGCCGCGGCCCGCGCGATCCGATGGCCGATCTCGCCCGCGATCTCGGTGCATTGGGCACGGTGCGCGCCCATACCGGATCTGCCCGGGGGCTGATCTTTGCGCCGGGAACCATCCCGCCGCACGGACCATCCGCCCTGCAGGAAGCAGGGCTCGAGACCATCCTCAGCTTCGAGACAGGCATCGCATGA
- a CDS encoding histidine phosphatase family protein has product MKPVAPTRPELVLIRHAPVAFPGRLYGRTDVAAALDTKAVTQLESRLASFSRVISSPARRCRQTAEALFGPCEQDARLWEQDFGAHDGIPLDQLPDIGVLDSVTLAAHRSPGGESFDDLCARVVPALIEHGRYAAAHGPVALIVHAGVIRAALGFVTGHGPGGLAFEVAHLSITRLRCGPDGPLSVIEVNRT; this is encoded by the coding sequence TTGAAACCCGTTGCGCCCACCCGGCCAGAGCTTGTCCTGATCCGTCACGCCCCCGTGGCCTTTCCGGGGCGTCTTTATGGCCGCACCGACGTCGCGGCCGCTCTCGACACCAAGGCCGTCACCCAACTTGAAAGTCGTCTTGCCTCCTTCTCGCGGGTCATCAGCAGTCCGGCACGACGTTGCCGCCAGACCGCCGAAGCGCTTTTCGGACCCTGCGAGCAGGACGCACGCCTTTGGGAGCAGGATTTTGGCGCGCATGACGGCATCCCCCTTGATCAGTTGCCTGACATCGGCGTTCTGGACAGCGTCACCTTGGCCGCGCATCGATCACCGGGCGGCGAGAGTTTCGACGACCTCTGCGCACGCGTGGTTCCCGCCCTGATCGAGCATGGGCGCTATGCCGCGGCGCATGGTCCGGTGGCGCTGATCGTCCATGCAGGCGTGATCCGCGCCGCGCTCGGCTTCGTGACCGGGCATGGCCCAGGCGGACTCGCATTCGAGGTGGCGCACCTGTCGATAACGCGTCTGCGGTGCGGCCCCGACGGCCCGCTTTCGGTGATCGAGGTCAACCGCACATGA
- the cobU gene encoding bifunctional adenosylcobinamide kinase/adenosylcobinamide-phosphate guanylyltransferase encodes MKKSILITGGARSGKSALAERVALKPAGRAIYIATARLHAGDDEMAERVAKHKARRGAAWQDVHAPTDLAGALRDTDGSVPRLVDCLTLWLTNLILDNSDWQSETDRLVETLARQAAPVVFVTNEVGQGIVPENKLARLFRDAAGHVNQSVAQACDEVWLTVAGYPIKVKPNDHSF; translated from the coding sequence ATGAAAAAGTCGATACTCATCACCGGAGGCGCGCGGTCCGGCAAGTCGGCACTGGCCGAACGGGTGGCTTTGAAGCCTGCCGGCCGGGCGATCTATATCGCGACGGCGCGTCTGCACGCTGGCGACGACGAGATGGCCGAGCGCGTGGCGAAACACAAGGCGCGGCGCGGTGCGGCGTGGCAGGATGTTCATGCGCCGACCGATCTGGCTGGCGCGCTTAGGGACACCGATGGCAGTGTGCCGCGGCTGGTTGATTGCCTGACACTTTGGCTGACGAATCTCATCCTCGATAACAGCGACTGGCAGAGCGAGACCGACAGGTTGGTCGAGACTCTGGCGCGCCAGGCCGCGCCGGTCGTCTTTGTCACTAACGAAGTGGGGCAGGGGATCGTGCCGGAAAACAAGCTGGCCCGGCTTTTCCGCGATGCCGCGGGGCACGTAAACCAATCCGTGGCGCAGGCCTGTGACGAGGTGTGGCTGACCGTGGCGGGCTACCCGATTAAGGTAAAGCCGAATGACCATTCTTTCTGA
- the cobT gene encoding nicotinate-nucleotide--dimethylbenzimidazole phosphoribosyltransferase, whose translation MTILSDVLSLDQVACLAGSLPMADVKSAEAALARQNSLTKPPGALGRLEELAIFMAGWQGTDRPAIAGSQALVFAGNHGVCAQGVNPFPQDVTAQMVANFEHGGAAINQLCRANGAELSVIALELDRQTADITAGPAMSEAETLDALRCGAAAVDPRVSVLILGEMGIGNSTIAAAMAKGAFGGDAALWVGKGTGSDDEGITRKIDVVTRACACHSDAGGLDILARLGGREQAAICGAVLEARARGIPVILDGFICTAATVPLFAADRRFLDHCLVGHVSREPGHARLLAELGIRPILSLDMALGEGSGAAIALSVLRAALACHNGMATFAEAGVSGP comes from the coding sequence ATGACCATTCTTTCTGACGTCTTGTCGCTGGACCAAGTTGCGTGCCTCGCTGGTTCTTTGCCCATGGCCGATGTGAAGTCGGCCGAGGCGGCGCTGGCGCGCCAGAACAGCCTGACCAAGCCGCCGGGCGCCTTGGGGAGGCTGGAGGAACTGGCGATTTTCATGGCAGGCTGGCAAGGCACGGACCGGCCCGCCATTGCGGGTTCACAGGCCTTGGTCTTTGCGGGCAATCACGGCGTCTGCGCGCAGGGGGTCAACCCGTTTCCGCAGGACGTGACGGCGCAGATGGTGGCGAATTTCGAGCACGGTGGCGCGGCGATCAACCAGTTGTGCCGCGCGAACGGGGCCGAATTGTCGGTGATTGCGCTGGAGTTGGACCGGCAGACCGCCGACATCACCGCAGGACCCGCCATGTCGGAGGCGGAGACGCTGGACGCCTTGCGTTGCGGGGCGGCGGCTGTCGATCCCCGTGTCAGCGTGCTGATCCTCGGTGAGATGGGCATCGGCAATTCGACCATCGCCGCCGCGATGGCCAAGGGCGCCTTTGGCGGAGACGCCGCGCTTTGGGTCGGCAAGGGGACGGGGTCGGACGACGAGGGGATCACGCGCAAGATCGACGTGGTGACACGCGCCTGCGCTTGTCATTCGGATGCCGGCGGGCTGGACATCCTTGCCAGGCTCGGAGGGCGGGAGCAAGCGGCGATCTGCGGCGCCGTGCTGGAGGCGCGAGCGCGGGGCATTCCGGTCATCCTCGATGGATTCATCTGCACGGCGGCAACGGTGCCGCTCTTTGCCGCCGACCGGCGGTTCCTGGACCATTGCCTCGTCGGGCATGTCAGTCGCGAGCCGGGCCATGCGCGGCTTCTGGCGGAACTGGGGATACGGCCGATCCTGTCGCTGGACATGGCGCTGGGCGAAGGTTCGGGCGCGGCGATTGCGCTGAGCGTTTTGCGCGCAGCGCTGGCCTGCCACAACGGGATGGCGACCTTTGCGGAGGCCGGGGTGTCGGGTCCATGA
- a CDS encoding adenosylcobinamide-GDP ribazoletransferase, protein MSLRVRISEVQLAVMLLTRIPAGRIGDDPPTMLAARWAFVPVGTLVGALTWLVFCLTDAVGASEQISALLALGAMALVTGALHFDGLADFADGHGGGRDKAHALEIMRDSRIGSYGVVAVGLVSALWAVSVAEANAGFCAFVGAAMLSRAAMVAVQESLAPARADGLGHEAAGRSKAARGVLAVVTVVALAVSPWALVVCALATGAIWWLAWRKIGGQTGDVLGAVQLVAETAIWVAFACL, encoded by the coding sequence ATGAGCTTGCGTGTGCGCATTTCCGAGGTTCAACTGGCGGTGATGCTGCTGACCCGGATTCCGGCGGGTCGGATCGGTGACGACCCACCGACAATGCTGGCCGCGCGGTGGGCATTCGTCCCGGTGGGGACGCTTGTCGGCGCGCTGACGTGGTTGGTCTTCTGCCTCACGGATGCGGTCGGCGCGTCTGAGCAGATTTCGGCCCTCCTGGCGTTGGGCGCCATGGCGCTGGTTACCGGCGCGCTGCATTTTGACGGGCTGGCGGATTTCGCCGACGGGCATGGTGGCGGGCGCGACAAGGCCCACGCCCTGGAGATCATGCGCGACAGCCGCATCGGCAGCTACGGCGTGGTTGCGGTGGGGTTGGTTTCGGCTTTGTGGGCGGTGTCGGTGGCCGAAGCCAACGCTGGCTTTTGCGCGTTCGTTGGCGCGGCCATGCTGAGCCGCGCAGCCATGGTGGCGGTGCAGGAGAGCCTGGCCCCGGCCCGCGCCGATGGCTTGGGGCATGAGGCGGCGGGCCGGAGCAAGGCCGCGCGCGGGGTTCTTGCGGTCGTGACGGTCGTGGCGCTGGCGGTTTCACCCTGGGCGCTGGTGGTTTGCGCGCTGGCGACCGGTGCCATCTGGTGGCTGGCGTGGCGCAAGATCGGCGGGCAGACCGGCGACGTCCTGGGGGCTGTGCAACTGGTCGCGGAAACCGCCATCTGGGTCGCTTTTGCGTGTCTTTGA
- the bluB gene encoding 5,6-dimethylbenzimidazole synthase: MADQPRPTPARVFSSHERQSLYDIIDARRDVRNEFLPDPIDEDALRRVLEAAHAAPSVGFMQPWNFLLLRDPKRRAQVQRIFSLANEEAAAMFPEDRQSTYRSLKLEGITKAPLNIVVTCDRTRGGKVVLGRTHNRDMDLYSTVCAVQNLWLAARAEGIGVGWVSIFDHREIAALLGIPEHVELVAYLCVGYVDQLYDQPELAAKGWRQRISLDDLIMHEGWQD; encoded by the coding sequence ATGGCGGATCAACCCAGGCCAACCCCGGCACGCGTCTTTTCCTCGCACGAAAGGCAGAGCCTCTATGACATCATCGACGCGCGCCGCGACGTGCGGAACGAGTTTCTGCCTGACCCGATCGACGAGGATGCGCTGCGTCGGGTGCTCGAGGCGGCACATGCCGCGCCGTCAGTCGGCTTCATGCAGCCGTGGAACTTCCTGCTGCTGCGCGATCCCAAGCGCCGAGCCCAGGTGCAGCGCATCTTCAGTCTCGCAAACGAGGAAGCCGCCGCCATGTTCCCCGAAGACCGGCAGTCGACCTACCGGTCGCTGAAGCTTGAGGGAATCACCAAGGCGCCGCTCAATATCGTGGTCACCTGCGACCGCACCCGCGGCGGCAAGGTGGTCCTCGGCCGCACGCATAACCGTGACATGGATCTTTATTCGACCGTCTGCGCCGTGCAAAACCTTTGGCTTGCGGCCCGCGCCGAGGGGATCGGCGTGGGATGGGTCAGCATTTTCGATCACCGCGAAATCGCCGCCCTGCTCGGCATCCCAGAGCATGTCGAGCTGGTGGCCTACCTCTGCGTGGGATATGTCGATCAGCTTTACGACCAACCTGAACTGGCGGCCAAGGGGTGGCGGCAGCGGATATCGCTCGATGACCTCATCATGCACGAGGGCTGGCAGGACTGA
- a CDS encoding CbtB-domain containing protein, which produces MTAKTATAAQTTSASGLVSVIAIAALGLGVIFVAGHVQAAALHDAAHDVRHATGFPCH; this is translated from the coding sequence ATGACTGCAAAGACTGCAACCGCTGCACAGACAACATCGGCTTCTGGGCTGGTTTCGGTGATCGCCATCGCCGCTCTGGGTCTTGGTGTGATCTTCGTGGCAGGCCACGTTCAGGCCGCGGCGCTGCACGACGCGGCGCATGACGTGCGTCACGCCACCGGCTTCCCCTGCCACTGA
- a CDS encoding CbtA family protein, which yields MFTRLLTSALFAGAAAGLIVALLQLFFVQPVLLHAELYESGELVHFGTDSTVSATPELPGFDAVRDGLSIIFTMLIYSGYAMILVALMSLAETRGAAINARTGLIWGVAGFVAVHLAPGLTLAPEVPGVAAADVYERQVWWFATVLAAAIAMWLIAFARNWAGWGAAVVLLLAPHVIGAPEPEVFTGPVPTEIGALFASRALGIGLAAWVMLGSFAGFFWSRESETTGQPQTA from the coding sequence ATGTTCACGCGTCTGCTGACCAGCGCCTTGTTCGCTGGCGCTGCCGCAGGGTTGATTGTCGCCCTGTTGCAGCTCTTTTTCGTGCAGCCGGTCCTTCTTCATGCCGAGCTTTATGAAAGCGGGGAGCTGGTGCATTTCGGGACCGACTCGACGGTTTCGGCGACGCCGGAGCTGCCTGGCTTCGATGCCGTGCGCGACGGTCTGAGTATCATCTTCACGATGCTGATCTATTCCGGCTACGCCATGATTCTGGTGGCGCTGATGTCGCTGGCCGAGACCCGTGGTGCGGCAATCAACGCGCGCACGGGCTTGATCTGGGGTGTTGCGGGGTTTGTCGCGGTGCACCTCGCGCCCGGCTTGACCCTCGCGCCGGAAGTTCCGGGCGTGGCTGCGGCCGATGTCTACGAGCGCCAGGTGTGGTGGTTCGCAACCGTACTGGCGGCCGCGATTGCCATGTGGCTGATCGCCTTCGCCCGGAACTGGGCCGGCTGGGGGGCCGCCGTAGTGCTCTTGCTTGCGCCGCATGTTATCGGTGCACCGGAACCCGAGGTCTTTACCGGACCTGTGCCGACCGAGATCGGTGCCTTGTTCGCGTCGCGCGCGCTTGGGATAGGATTGGCGGCATGGGTCATGCTGGGGTCCTTCGCGGGCTTTTTCTGGTCGCGCGAGAGCGAAACGACTGGGCAGCCTCAGACCGCCTGA
- a CDS encoding DUF1636 family protein, with protein sequence MHSHCRRIARHRMNPSATIHFCQNCGPLNLGTLYQALDTAELEDTVHIVERGCMNGCARPVSMAIQGPGRATYFFNGVDPIADAEDIVATLRAYLASRNGWIEDAQPCGRLRFCLVGRVPALSCQT encoded by the coding sequence ATGCACTCACACTGCCGACGCATCGCGAGACACCGCATGAACCCTTCCGCCACAATTCATTTCTGTCAGAACTGCGGCCCTTTGAACCTTGGGACACTTTACCAGGCTTTGGACACAGCAGAACTGGAAGACACGGTGCATATCGTCGAACGCGGGTGCATGAACGGATGCGCCCGCCCGGTTTCGATGGCCATCCAGGGCCCAGGTCGGGCCACTTACTTCTTCAACGGAGTGGACCCAATCGCGGATGCAGAAGATATCGTTGCAACCTTGCGCGCCTACCTCGCCTCGCGAAACGGCTGGATCGAGGATGCGCAACCCTGCGGTCGGCTTCGGTTCTGTCTGGTGGGGCGTGTTCCAGCGCTCAGTTGCCAAACGTGA
- a CDS encoding IS3 family transposase (programmed frameshift): MNKRSGTSKDAADKLVRGIKRKTRKHYSAEEKIRIVLAGMRGEESIAALCRREGIAESLYYSWSKEFLEAGKNRLAGDTARQATAPEVKELRSEAAALKEVVAELTLENRLLKKKHVRGWGGRRMRYPASEKLEIIRTVEASHLPVRRTLTMLGIPSSTYYQWYARWADGGVDALRDTSPRPRAVWNRIPDEIRDAFVEFALDHEDLTPRELAVKYTDEKRYFVSESSAYRILKAQDLITAPAHVVIRAADEFRDKTTRPNELWQTDFTYLKVIGWGWFYLSTILDDYSRYIIAWKLCTTMKAVDVTDTLDLALEASGCAHATVVHKPRLLSDNGSSYVAADLADYLDTKGMDHVRGAPHHPQTQGKIERWHQTMKNRVLLENYYLPGDLERQIGDFVGYYNTRRYHESLDNLTPADVYHGRGRTILKMREEIKKQTIRKRRLQHKAAVA; the protein is encoded by the exons ATGAACAAGAGATCCGGAACATCCAAGGATGCTGCTGACAAGCTTGTTAGGGGTATCAAGCGTAAGACCCGCAAGCACTACTCGGCGGAGGAGAAGATCCGCATCGTGCTTGCCGGGATGCGGGGCGAAGAAAGCATAGCGGCCCTGTGCCGTCGTGAAGGGATCGCTGAGAGCCTTTATTACAGCTGGTCGAAGGAGTTTCTTGAGGCTGGGAAGAACCGGCTGGCGGGTGACACAGCCCGTCAGGCGACAGCTCCCGAGGTCAAGGAACTGCGCTCTGAGGCAGCCGCGCTGAAAGAAGTGGTCGCGGAGCTGACACTGGAGAACAGGCTGCTCA AAAAAAAGCACGTTCGGGGATGGGGAGGACGACGCATGAGATACCCAGCCTCGGAGAAGCTCGAGATCATTCGGACAGTCGAAGCCTCGCATTTGCCGGTCAGGCGGACCCTGACCATGCTCGGCATTCCCAGCAGCACCTATTACCAGTGGTATGCGCGGTGGGCCGATGGCGGCGTTGACGCTTTGCGTGACACGTCCCCGCGGCCTCGGGCGGTGTGGAACCGCATCCCGGACGAGATCCGCGACGCCTTCGTTGAGTTCGCGCTGGATCATGAGGATCTGACGCCACGGGAATTGGCGGTCAAATACACCGATGAGAAACGGTATTTTGTATCTGAGTCCTCGGCATACCGCATTCTCAAGGCCCAGGACCTGATCACGGCTCCGGCCCATGTGGTGATCCGTGCCGCCGATGAGTTCCGGGACAAGACAACTCGGCCCAACGAACTCTGGCAAACCGACTTCACCTATCTCAAGGTCATCGGTTGGGGCTGGTTCTATCTCAGCACGATCCTCGACGATTACAGCCGCTACATCATCGCGTGGAAGCTCTGCACGACAATGAAGGCCGTGGATGTGACGGACACGCTGGATCTGGCGCTGGAGGCCTCGGGCTGTGCTCATGCGACAGTCGTTCACAAGCCCCGGCTGCTCAGCGACAACGGCTCGTCCTACGTTGCGGCCGACCTGGCCGACTACCTCGATACCAAAGGTATGGATCACGTCCGCGGAGCGCCGCACCACCCACAGACCCAGGGCAAGATCGAACGCTGGCACCAGACCATGAAGAACCGGGTTCTGCTGGAGAACTACTATCTGCCGGGGGATCTTGAACGCCAGATCGGCGACTTCGTCGGATACTACAACACTCGGCGATACCACGAGAGCCTGGATAACCTGACGCCGGCTGACGTCTACCACGGTCGGGGTCGGACGATCCTGAAAATGAGAGAGGAGATCAAGAAACAGACAATCCGAAAGCGCCGGTTGCAGCACAAAGCCGCGGTCGCCTAA